Proteins co-encoded in one Kocuria flava genomic window:
- a CDS encoding FAD-dependent monooxygenase: MTGEAVVVGAGIAGLAAARGLLAAGWRVQVRERSDGLPVTGTSLGMWPAAMRALDDLGLGEEVRAASVEARGGRILRPDGRALARLGPERSVRMVPRPVLLEALARDLPPGTIAWHRPAGDPGLLPDADVVVAADGVHSPVRTALFGVAERPLGTVAIRGRALLPAEGVTETWGPGRIFGITPYDAISTYWYACFRAELLPEPPPAGATAEVLRGLYRGWHPAVQQVLAALDETSLDRRELLDVPPLRSYVTARTALVGDAAHAMAPNLGRGAAEALVDATTLVDALTEDAEPLVDEAGVAAALRHYDAVRRPPTTRLVRAARLLNRMSTGHRLVRPRDLALAAVGRLV; the protein is encoded by the coding sequence GTGACCGGAGAAGCCGTCGTCGTCGGGGCCGGCATCGCCGGGCTCGCCGCCGCCCGGGGACTGCTCGCCGCGGGCTGGCGGGTGCAGGTGCGCGAGCGCTCGGACGGACTGCCGGTCACGGGCACGTCCCTGGGCATGTGGCCGGCGGCGATGCGGGCCCTCGACGACCTCGGTCTCGGCGAGGAGGTCCGTGCCGCCTCCGTCGAGGCCCGCGGCGGCCGGATCCTGCGCCCGGACGGCCGGGCCCTGGCCCGGCTGGGCCCTGAGCGCAGCGTGCGGATGGTGCCCCGCCCCGTCCTGCTGGAGGCCCTGGCCCGGGACCTGCCCCCGGGCACGATCGCCTGGCACCGACCGGCCGGGGACCCGGGCCTGCTGCCGGACGCCGACGTGGTCGTGGCGGCCGACGGCGTGCACAGCCCCGTCCGCACGGCCCTGTTCGGCGTCGCCGAGCGGCCGCTGGGCACCGTGGCGATCCGCGGGCGGGCGCTGCTCCCGGCCGAGGGCGTCACCGAGACCTGGGGGCCCGGCCGGATCTTCGGCATCACCCCGTACGACGCCATCAGCACCTACTGGTACGCGTGCTTCCGCGCCGAGCTGCTGCCGGAGCCTCCGCCCGCCGGCGCGACGGCGGAGGTGCTGCGGGGGCTCTACCGCGGCTGGCACCCCGCCGTGCAGCAGGTGCTGGCCGCCCTCGACGAGACCTCGCTGGACCGGCGGGAGCTGCTCGACGTCCCGCCGCTGCGCTCCTACGTCACCGCCCGCACCGCCTTGGTCGGCGACGCCGCCCACGCCATGGCGCCCAACCTGGGGCGGGGTGCGGCCGAGGCCCTCGTCGACGCGACCACGCTGGTCGACGCCCTGACCGAGGATGCCGAGCCGCTCGTCGACGAGGCCGGGGTCGCGGCCGCCCTGCGCCACTACGACGCCGTGCGCCGGCCCCCGACGACCCGCCTCGTGCGCGCGGCCCGCCTGCTCAACCGGATGAGCACGGGCCACCGCCTCGTGCGCCCCCGGGACCTGGCCCTGGCGGCCGTGGGCCGGCTGGTGTGA